The following coding sequences are from one bacterium window:
- a CDS encoding sigma-54 dependent transcriptional regulator gives MEKVMIFSDDRKLKDLLKKDLGGSKYICDEIRGKEMLLDRVSSQNYLLVVLDARTVGGDMDLVSILREQSMQHILWLTPEDTIANAADAIRRGADFYLTLPLNQSALKQVMGEWERVAGNGHQRWIPAGILPEFSEGEIVGESAGVRHAFLLAARVAPTDSPVLITGETGVGKEIVARSVHRLSERANKTFVAVNCGAIPESLLESELFGFRKGAFTGATADRPGLFEQADGGTFFLDEIGELSPALQVKLLRVLEDGSIRPLGSSEETRVNIRVLAATHRDLLEEIEAGRFRMDLYYRINVVNIHVPPLRERVEDIAPLVKYFLNKYNKRFKKNVISITRDALFGLMKYDYPGNIRELENIIQHGVILANSNIIEKTSLPPQVYQRGQLALEGSRKEKTVNIQQAEEDLIKQALTRFEGNQTETAKSLGISRSTLWRKIKVYKLENFK, from the coding sequence ATGGAAAAAGTAATGATTTTTTCAGATGACCGGAAACTGAAGGATTTGCTCAAGAAGGATTTGGGTGGTTCCAAATATATCTGTGACGAAATTCGTGGAAAAGAGATGCTGCTTGACCGGGTTAGCTCCCAGAATTATTTACTCGTGGTACTGGATGCGCGGACGGTGGGCGGTGATATGGATTTGGTTTCTATTTTACGCGAGCAAAGTATGCAGCACATCCTCTGGCTTACCCCGGAAGATACGATTGCCAATGCCGCAGACGCCATTCGCCGCGGCGCAGATTTTTATTTAACCTTACCGTTGAACCAGAGCGCGCTAAAGCAAGTGATGGGCGAATGGGAACGGGTGGCAGGCAACGGTCATCAGCGCTGGATACCAGCCGGCATATTACCGGAGTTTAGCGAGGGCGAAATTGTTGGAGAGAGCGCGGGTGTCCGGCATGCTTTTTTATTGGCGGCCCGTGTGGCACCAACGGATTCCCCGGTTTTAATTACCGGTGAGACCGGCGTGGGCAAGGAGATCGTGGCACGCAGTGTGCATCGTTTATCAGAGCGGGCCAATAAAACCTTTGTGGCGGTGAATTGTGGTGCCATTCCGGAATCGCTGCTGGAGTCGGAGCTGTTTGGATTTCGTAAAGGCGCGTTTACCGGTGCGACAGCTGATCGGCCGGGATTGTTTGAACAGGCCGATGGCGGAACTTTTTTTCTTGATGAGATCGGGGAACTCTCGCCGGCATTGCAAGTCAAATTGCTCCGGGTTTTAGAGGATGGCAGTATTCGGCCTTTGGGAAGCTCCGAGGAGACCCGCGTGAATATTAGGGTTTTAGCCGCCACCCATCGTGACTTGCTCGAAGAGATTGAAGCCGGGCGATTTAGAATGGACCTTTACTATCGTATTAATGTGGTAAATATTCATGTGCCGCCCTTGCGGGAACGCGTCGAGGATATTGCACCGCTGGTGAAATATTTTTTAAATAAGTATAATAAAAGATTTAAGAAAAACGTTATTTCCATCACGCGGGATGCACTTTTTGGTTTGATGAAATATGATTATCCCGGCAATATCCGGGAATTGGAAAATATCATTCAACATGGTGTGATTCTGGCAAATAGCAATATCATTGAGAAAACCTCGCTGCCGCCGCAAGTGTATCAACGGGGGCAATTGGCATTGGAAGGATCACGGAAAGAAAAAACCGTTAATATCCAGCAGGCCGAAGAAGATTTGATCAAGCAGGCGCTGACCCGTTTTGAAGGAAACCAGACAGAGACGGCCAAAAGTCTGGGTATCAGCCGTTCCACGCTCTGGCGCAAAATCAAGGTATATAAGCTCGAAAATTTTAAATAA
- the dnaK gene encoding molecular chaperone DnaK, giving the protein MGKVLGIDLGTTNSCMAVMQGGEAVVIPNAEGGRTTSSIVGFTKSGERLVGQSAKRQAVTNPENTVFSIKRVMGRKYAESREDEHNVPYKTKAGKNGDVQVVAQGREYVPPEISAMILQKLKTDAESYLGEKVTEVVITVPAYFNDSQRQATKDAGKIAGLDVLRIINEPTAASLAYGLDKKKNEKIAVYDLGGGTFDISVLELGDGVFEVKSTHGDTQLGGDDFDQVIIDWLAGEFKKENGLDLRTDKMALQRLKEGAEKAKCELSSTMQTEINLPFITADSSGPKHLNITLTRAKLEQLVGDLVARTMIPVEKALHDAGLTTSEIQEVILVGGQTRMPLVQEKVKAFFSQEPHKGVNPDEVVAIGAAIQAGVLKGDVKDVLLLDVTPLSLGIETLGNVSTKLIERNTTIPTRKSEVFSTAADNQSTVEVHVLQGEREMARDNKTIGHFHLDGIAPAPRGVPQIEVTFDIDANGILHVSAKDRGTGKEQKITITASSGLEQSDIDQMVKDAEAHANEDKVQRTLIDARNQGDQMVYQVEKTLQEGGDKISPANKAEVEGAVAVLKSAIQGNDPQAIQAATEDVQKKIQKISSEMHQPSGQDGGMGQASDTASSAGSDPVEEDKTVDADYEVVDK; this is encoded by the coding sequence ATGGGAAAAGTACTGGGAATTGATTTGGGAACGACCAATTCGTGTATGGCGGTCATGCAGGGAGGCGAGGCGGTCGTTATTCCGAATGCTGAAGGCGGGCGTACCACCTCGTCGATTGTGGGATTTACGAAAAGCGGCGAGCGGTTGGTAGGTCAAAGCGCCAAACGTCAGGCAGTGACCAATCCGGAGAACACGGTGTTTTCGATCAAACGAGTTATGGGCCGGAAGTATGCTGAATCACGGGAAGATGAACACAATGTTCCCTACAAAACCAAGGCCGGAAAAAACGGAGATGTGCAAGTTGTTGCGCAGGGGCGGGAGTATGTCCCTCCGGAAATTTCAGCCATGATTTTGCAAAAATTAAAGACCGATGCGGAGAGTTATTTGGGGGAAAAAGTTACCGAGGTCGTGATTACAGTCCCGGCGTATTTTAATGACAGCCAGCGACAGGCCACCAAGGATGCGGGTAAAATTGCCGGTTTGGATGTGCTGCGTATTATCAATGAACCGACGGCAGCCTCGCTGGCCTATGGACTGGACAAGAAAAAAAATGAAAAAATTGCCGTGTACGATTTAGGCGGCGGCACGTTTGATATTTCCGTGCTTGAACTGGGTGACGGGGTCTTTGAGGTCAAATCGACCCATGGGGATACCCAGCTTGGCGGGGATGATTTCGACCAGGTCATTATTGATTGGTTGGCCGGGGAATTTAAAAAAGAAAATGGGTTGGACCTTCGGACAGACAAAATGGCATTGCAGCGACTGAAAGAAGGTGCCGAAAAGGCAAAGTGTGAACTTTCTTCAACCATGCAAACCGAGATCAATTTGCCGTTTATAACAGCAGACAGCAGCGGACCCAAACATTTGAATATTACCTTGACGCGGGCCAAGTTGGAACAGCTGGTTGGTGATTTGGTGGCGCGGACCATGATTCCGGTGGAAAAGGCACTGCACGATGCCGGGCTTACCACTTCTGAAATTCAGGAAGTTATTTTAGTGGGTGGCCAGACCCGCATGCCTTTGGTGCAGGAAAAGGTCAAGGCGTTTTTTAGTCAGGAACCGCATAAGGGTGTGAATCCGGATGAAGTGGTTGCGATTGGCGCAGCGATTCAAGCCGGGGTCTTAAAAGGTGATGTTAAAGATGTGCTGTTGCTTGATGTCACCCCCCTCTCTTTGGGGATCGAGACATTGGGCAATGTCTCGACAAAGTTGATTGAGCGCAATACAACCATTCCGACGCGCAAGAGCGAGGTTTTTTCCACCGCAGCGGATAATCAATCAACCGTTGAGGTACATGTGCTCCAGGGAGAGCGTGAAATGGCGCGGGATAATAAAACCATCGGACATTTCCATTTAGACGGGATCGCTCCGGCGCCGCGCGGCGTCCCTCAGATTGAGGTGACATTTGATATTGACGCCAATGGTATTTTACATGTTAGTGCCAAAGATCGGGGTACGGGTAAGGAACAAAAAATTACGATCACTGCCAGCTCCGGACTTGAGCAAAGTGATATTGATCAAATGGTTAAAGATGCTGAAGCACATGCCAATGAAGACAAAGTTCAGCGTACGCTCATTGATGCCCGCAACCAAGGGGACCAGATGGTTTACCAGGTTGAGAAGACCCTGCAAGAGGGTGGGGATAAAATCAGTCCGGCAAATAAAGCGGAGGTGGAAGGCGCTGTGGCGGTTTTGAAAAGTGCCATTCAAGGCAATGATCCGCAAGCAATTCAAGCTGCCACAGAGGATGTGCAGAAAAAAATACAGAAAATATCTTCTGAGATGCATCAACCGTCCGGTCAGGACGGGGGAATGGGTCAGGCATCCGACACGGCCTCATCAGCCGGGTCGGATCCGGTGGAAGAGGATAAGACCGTGGATGCTGATTATGAAGTTGTTGATAAATAA
- a CDS encoding DegQ family serine endoprotease, whose translation MKKTVKPFYLLGVLFAVLMAGRTTLHAAPEMVPVSFADVAEQAGPAVVNISTVRIVQSPFSTPQNMFGDPSMQEFFEHFFGPQVYRNAPPQKSTSLGSGVIVAQEGYVLTNNHVVEKADEILVKLKDGKEYKAKLVGSDASTDLAVLKLSGRKKWPSVEMGDSDKVRVGDWVIAMGSPFGLEQTVTSGIISAKGRTIGRGPYDEFIQTDASINPGNSGGPLIDMSGNVIGINTMIVSRSGGSLGIGFAIPVNMAKRIYNDIRNTGAAQRGWLGIYIQELTPQLARQFKVGKIQGVLLSAVVENGPADRAGMRPKDIIVSFNGRKVATPNELQRLVAKTRKKEKIWVTVLRSGSRKRLKIKIGDQANTAGKLKAGSRQAAKPPKQEKDVLGFRGRDVTKDDAKQLRTKNLEGVLVTSVKAGSPAEGAGIQAGDIIREINQQVVKNRQMLEQAYGKLKPGDELLIKIERQDYPIYMVMKIPEK comes from the coding sequence ATGAAAAAAACAGTGAAACCTTTTTATCTGCTGGGTGTTCTGTTTGCTGTGTTGATGGCAGGCCGGACAACTTTGCATGCGGCACCGGAGATGGTACCGGTCAGTTTTGCCGATGTCGCAGAGCAGGCCGGTCCGGCAGTGGTGAATATCAGTACTGTTCGGATTGTACAAAGCCCTTTTAGCACTCCGCAAAATATGTTTGGCGATCCTTCGATGCAGGAATTTTTCGAACATTTTTTTGGGCCGCAAGTTTACCGCAATGCCCCTCCGCAGAAAAGCACCAGCTTAGGTTCCGGTGTCATTGTTGCGCAGGAGGGCTATGTGCTGACTAATAATCATGTGGTGGAAAAAGCGGATGAGATATTGGTGAAGCTCAAGGACGGTAAGGAGTATAAAGCTAAGCTGGTGGGCAGTGATGCCAGCACGGACTTGGCTGTGCTGAAGCTCAGTGGAAGAAAAAAATGGCCTTCGGTTGAAATGGGGGACTCGGACAAAGTCCGGGTAGGTGACTGGGTGATTGCCATGGGCAGTCCTTTCGGTCTGGAACAGACGGTGACTTCCGGGATTATCAGTGCCAAAGGGCGTACCATCGGCAGGGGACCTTATGATGAGTTTATTCAGACCGATGCTTCGATCAATCCGGGAAATTCAGGCGGGCCGTTAATTGATATGTCCGGCAACGTGATCGGAATCAACACTATGATAGTGAGTCGCTCGGGAGGGTCTTTGGGTATTGGATTTGCGATTCCGGTCAATATGGCCAAGCGGATTTATAATGATATTCGAAATACCGGTGCAGCCCAGCGGGGGTGGTTGGGTATCTACATTCAGGAATTGACCCCGCAACTGGCGCGGCAGTTTAAGGTCGGGAAGATCCAAGGGGTCCTGCTCAGTGCGGTGGTGGAGAATGGGCCGGCAGACCGGGCCGGGATGCGTCCGAAAGATATTATTGTCAGCTTTAATGGGCGGAAGGTTGCCACACCGAATGAACTTCAACGGTTGGTGGCCAAAACCCGGAAGAAGGAAAAAATTTGGGTGACAGTCCTGCGCAGTGGTTCCCGCAAGCGTTTGAAAATAAAGATCGGTGATCAGGCAAATACTGCGGGTAAGCTCAAAGCCGGGAGCAGGCAAGCTGCCAAACCGCCGAAGCAGGAGAAGGATGTGTTGGGCTTTCGGGGAAGGGATGTTACTAAAGACGATGCCAAACAATTGCGGACTAAAAATCTGGAAGGTGTATTGGTGACATCCGTCAAGGCGGGAAGTCCGGCGGAAGGGGCGGGGATACAGGCAGGGGACATTATCCGTGAGATTAACCAGCAGGTGGTCAAAAACCGTCAGATGCTTGAACAAGCCTACGGCAAGTTAAAACCGGGAGACGAGTTATTGATTAAGATTGAGCGGCAGGATTATCCCATTTATATGGTTATGAAAATACCGGAAAAATAA
- the galU gene encoding UTP--glucose-1-phosphate uridylyltransferase GalU has translation MSHKSKIKKITKAVVPAAGLGTRFLPATKAQPKEMLPIYDKPAIQYIVEEAVAAGITDILVITGRGKQAIENHFDRSVELEETLRMQGKKSELKSIRDISAMVNLHYVRQKEPRGLGHAVLCAKSFVGDDAFAVFLGDDIIDHPKPAIQQLLAVWEKYQSSVLAVEEVPLPRTKAYGIIKPRKIGNRLFNVRDLVEKPEPSKAPSRLGIVGRYILTPEIFSLLEKTRPGAGGEIQLTDALRRLNRLQKIYAWQFEGVRHDIGNKLEFVKATLAFALQDKAARESLLAYMREIIEG, from the coding sequence ATGTCACATAAGTCTAAAATTAAAAAAATAACCAAAGCCGTGGTGCCTGCCGCTGGATTGGGTACGCGGTTTTTACCGGCCACCAAGGCCCAGCCCAAGGAAATGCTGCCTATTTATGATAAGCCGGCAATTCAATATATTGTGGAAGAAGCAGTGGCCGCCGGGATTACCGACATCCTGGTGATTACCGGCAGGGGGAAACAGGCGATTGAAAATCATTTTGACCGGTCGGTCGAATTGGAAGAAACCCTCCGGATGCAAGGGAAAAAAAGTGAATTAAAATCCATTCGCGATATTTCCGCAATGGTCAACTTGCACTATGTCCGGCAAAAAGAACCCCGTGGTTTGGGACATGCGGTATTATGTGCCAAGAGTTTTGTGGGGGATGATGCTTTTGCGGTTTTTTTAGGGGACGATATTATTGATCATCCCAAACCGGCGATTCAACAATTACTGGCAGTATGGGAAAAATATCAATCATCTGTACTGGCGGTTGAAGAAGTTCCTTTGCCAAGGACCAAAGCCTATGGCATTATTAAACCGCGAAAAATCGGGAACCGTCTTTTTAATGTCCGGGATCTGGTGGAAAAACCCGAACCGTCCAAGGCACCTTCCCGTTTAGGGATTGTGGGACGGTATATTCTGACCCCGGAAATTTTTAGCCTGTTGGAGAAAACCCGGCCGGGTGCCGGCGGCGAAATTCAATTAACCGATGCATTGCGCCGGTTGAACCGTTTGCAGAAAATTTATGCCTGGCAGTTTGAAGGTGTCCGGCATGATATTGGCAATAAACTGGAATTTGTTAAGGCAACGCTGGCATTTGCGTTGCAGGATAAGGCTGCACGAGAATCCCTGTTGGCATATATGCGGGAAATAATCGAGGGCTAA
- a CDS encoding WecB/TagA/CpsF family glycosyltransferase — protein sequence MACQTVYTINALTLLAAEKDRHYAQVLYRGNLLLADGVGAVWAIHRLTGKKAERVPGVDLILDLSRICAKEKQSVFLLGSGPGVAEKAAQKLRQVIPGISIAGSCAGFWEPDQDAEIVNRINHSGAGLLLVGLGQPRQEFFLDTYRNDLQVGVAMGVGGSFDVLSGALKRAPRWMQRVGMEWVFRVIQEPSRIPRMIRLVEFVWRIFFTSKKPKQEKA from the coding sequence ATGGCATGCCAGACCGTTTATACAATCAATGCATTGACATTGCTGGCTGCTGAAAAAGACAGGCATTATGCGCAGGTATTGTATCGCGGCAATCTTCTGTTGGCGGACGGTGTTGGTGCGGTTTGGGCAATTCACCGGTTGACCGGCAAAAAAGCTGAACGTGTTCCCGGGGTTGATTTGATTTTGGATTTATCCCGCATCTGCGCCAAGGAAAAGCAGAGTGTTTTTTTACTGGGAAGCGGGCCCGGCGTGGCGGAAAAAGCGGCTCAGAAATTACGCCAGGTGATTCCGGGGATTTCAATCGCGGGCAGTTGTGCCGGGTTTTGGGAGCCGGATCAGGATGCTGAAATTGTCAACCGGATCAATCACTCGGGTGCCGGTCTTTTGTTGGTCGGGCTGGGTCAGCCGAGGCAGGAATTTTTTTTAGACACCTACCGCAACGACTTGCAAGTCGGTGTGGCCATGGGTGTAGGCGGAAGTTTTGATGTTCTGTCCGGCGCACTGAAACGGGCGCCGCGCTGGATGCAACGTGTTGGGATGGAATGGGTGTTCCGTGTTATTCAGGAGCCCAGCCGGATACCGCGAATGATCCGGTTGGTGGAATTTGTCTGGCGTATTTTTTTTACGTCAAAGAAACCAAAGCAAGAGAAAGCATAG
- the metK gene encoding methionine adenosyltransferase, giving the protein MDYNGNFYFTSESVTEGHPDKMADQISDAILDAVLAQDPKSRVACETLLTTGLVVVSGEVTTKAVVDVQPIVRKVIADIGYNDTSAGFDANTCAVLSTIHTQSEDIAMGVDRDGAGDQGMMFGYASRETPEYMPLPIVLSHKLVKRLADVRKQGKLKYLRPDGKSQVSIEYRNGKPYRVEAVVLSTQHAENVSQMKIKQDMLRDVIKPMIPAKLLDKKTKYFVNPTGKFVVGGPHGDTGLTGRKIIVDTYGGMGRHGGGAFSGKDPSKVDRSAAYMARYVAKNIVAARLAERCEVQLSYAIGVAEPTSVMVNTFGTHTIPEKEIEKIVRKHFSLTPKGIIAHLKLRRPGYRKTAVYGHFGQSAFTWEKLDKVAAVQKSAAPFLRKKK; this is encoded by the coding sequence ATGGATTACAACGGAAATTTTTATTTTACATCTGAATCAGTTACAGAGGGACATCCCGATAAAATGGCGGACCAAATTTCAGATGCTATTTTGGATGCCGTGTTGGCCCAGGACCCAAAAAGCCGCGTGGCTTGTGAAACATTGCTTACCACCGGTTTGGTGGTGGTGTCCGGCGAGGTAACGACTAAGGCGGTGGTGGATGTGCAACCGATTGTTCGCAAAGTGATTGCCGATATAGGTTACAACGATACCAGTGCGGGGTTTGATGCCAATACCTGTGCGGTGCTCTCGACCATTCATACTCAGTCAGAGGATATCGCCATGGGGGTTGACCGTGATGGTGCCGGCGATCAGGGAATGATGTTTGGCTATGCCAGCCGGGAGACACCGGAATATATGCCCTTGCCGATTGTGTTGAGTCATAAGCTGGTCAAACGGCTGGCGGATGTCCGCAAGCAGGGAAAATTGAAATACCTCCGGCCGGACGGGAAATCGCAGGTTTCGATCGAGTATCGCAACGGAAAACCCTATCGTGTTGAAGCAGTGGTGCTTTCCACCCAGCATGCAGAAAATGTGTCACAGATGAAAATTAAGCAGGACATGCTCCGCGATGTGATCAAACCTATGATTCCGGCAAAACTGTTGGATAAAAAAACAAAGTATTTTGTGAATCCGACCGGGAAATTTGTGGTGGGCGGACCGCATGGCGATACCGGTCTGACCGGCCGGAAGATTATTGTGGATACCTATGGTGGTATGGGCCGTCACGGCGGAGGTGCTTTTTCCGGCAAGGATCCGTCCAAGGTTGATCGCTCTGCGGCGTATATGGCGCGCTATGTGGCTAAAAATATTGTGGCTGCCCGTTTGGCGGAACGCTGTGAAGTGCAGTTGTCTTATGCGATTGGTGTCGCGGAGCCTACCTCGGTGATGGTCAACACATTTGGGACACATACGATTCCGGAAAAAGAAATTGAAAAAATAGTGCGTAAGCATTTTTCACTTACACCCAAGGGCATTATCGCGCATTTGAAATTGCGCCGTCCGGGCTACCGCAAGACTGCGGTCTACGGCCACTTTGGTCAGTCGGCATTTACCTGGGAGAAATTGGACAAAGTCGCGGCGGTACAAAAAAGTGCGGCACCTTTTTTGAGAAAAAAGAAATAA
- a CDS encoding STAS domain-containing protein: MRKLFLNFMIEHDAGIVVLALDGFLDITQTNNFEQKMDEICAMETPVCVLDFSKLRSINSASLGILIARIQDVRQKKGDICIGGCSENVDQVFNTFGFKNVFRFYHERQEAIAYCTELVKSLQ, from the coding sequence ATGAGAAAACTCTTTTTGAATTTTATGATTGAACATGATGCCGGGATTGTTGTTTTGGCTTTGGATGGTTTTTTAGATATCACCCAGACAAATAATTTTGAGCAAAAGATGGATGAGATTTGCGCGATGGAGACACCGGTCTGTGTGCTGGATTTTTCCAAGCTGCGGAGCATCAACAGTGCCAGCCTGGGGATACTCATTGCCCGGATTCAGGATGTCCGGCAGAAAAAAGGTGATATTTGTATCGGCGGTTGCAGTGAGAATGTCGACCAGGTATTCAATACTTTTGGGTTTAAAAATGTGTTCCGTTTTTATCATGAGCGGCAAGAGGCCATTGCGTACTGTACAGAGCTTGTCAAGAGTCTGCAGTAA